In Archangium violaceum, the following are encoded in one genomic region:
- a CDS encoding energy transducer TonB produces the protein MHPANQYSLLVPRRSRLGHFIVVSLVAHGLVLLAVGLYATFFSGPRVQLDQKPIRATLVRLGKPRDEKLLPRKEQPRPPPPKKVESPAPPTPAAPEPAKVAVPVPGMKPEPAPKPAPQKGETQGEDRRNRLFGAFDKLAKPSKQEEDPEGAEDGDPNGDSATAEGERYYGLLSSQVTRNYNVADTIPEDERMRLRAAVFMRLSRTGEVIEVRLAKASGNSLFDSAVVAAVKKASPFSPPPDHLRDSLQKNGINLEFSP, from the coding sequence ATGCACCCGGCCAATCAGTACAGCCTGCTCGTCCCGAGGCGCTCTCGCCTGGGACACTTCATCGTCGTGTCGCTCGTGGCCCATGGGTTGGTGCTGCTGGCCGTGGGGCTGTACGCCACCTTCTTCTCGGGCCCCCGGGTGCAGCTGGACCAGAAGCCCATCCGCGCCACGCTGGTGCGCCTGGGCAAGCCGCGTGACGAGAAGCTGCTGCCCCGCAAGGAGCAGCCGCGTCCGCCCCCACCCAAGAAGGTGGAGTCCCCCGCCCCGCCCACGCCCGCCGCGCCCGAGCCGGCCAAGGTGGCCGTGCCCGTACCCGGGATGAAGCCGGAGCCCGCCCCCAAGCCCGCGCCCCAGAAGGGCGAGACCCAGGGCGAGGACCGACGCAACCGGCTCTTCGGCGCCTTCGACAAGCTCGCCAAGCCCTCGAAGCAGGAAGAGGATCCGGAGGGCGCCGAGGATGGCGACCCGAACGGCGACTCCGCCACCGCCGAGGGCGAGCGCTATTACGGCCTGCTCTCCTCGCAGGTGACCCGCAACTACAACGTGGCGGACACCATCCCCGAGGACGAGCGCATGCGCCTGAGGGCCGCGGTCTTCATGCGCCTGAGCCGCACCGGCGAGGTCATCGAGGTCCGGCTGGCCAAGGCCAGTGGCAACAGCCTCTTCGACTCGGCCGTGGTGGCCGCGGTGAAGAAGGCCTCTCCCTTCTCCCCTCCTCCCGACCATCTGCGGGACTCGCTGCAGAAGAACGGCATCAACCTGGAGTTCAGCCCGTGA